The following coding sequences are from one Desulfonatronum thioautotrophicum window:
- a CDS encoding B12-binding domain-containing radical SAM protein, with translation MTSASSPPTINVLLVYPEIPDTFWSFKHALQFIGKKVSSPPLGLVTIAAMLPESWSLRLVDLNIRELSLDDLLWADYALISAMTVQRESSRKAITLCKDAGLTVVAGGPLFTVEHEQFPEVDHFVLNEAELTLPEFLRDLAQGRARRVYSSEMYADIEQTPIPRWDLLELKQYASMSVQYSRGCPFSCDFCNITALLGRTPRNKSAPQMIAELDSLYANGWRGGIFFVDDNLIGNKRRLKTELLPALVNWRKGKKGMPFGTEASINMADDEELLAMMVEAGFDTVFIGIETPNEASLTECGKGQNSRRDLIRDVKRIQRFGIQVQGGFIVGFDNDEPAVFTRLVEFIQQSGITTAMVGLLQAPPGTKLYTRLKLAGRLRECISGDNVDGTTNILPTMPLESLRDGYKDILKNIYAPEAYYQRVITFLREYNLPSTKSPWQIRRVSESLLALSRSIIHLGILGQERFHYWKLFFWTLLRRPRSLPLAVTLAIYGYHFRRVCELRVLDRW, from the coding sequence ATGACTTCCGCATCGTCACCGCCCACCATAAACGTCCTGCTGGTCTATCCCGAGATTCCGGATACGTTCTGGAGCTTCAAGCACGCCTTGCAATTCATAGGCAAGAAGGTCTCCTCGCCTCCACTGGGACTTGTGACCATTGCGGCCATGCTTCCGGAAAGCTGGAGTCTGCGCCTGGTGGATCTGAATATCCGGGAATTGTCCCTGGATGATCTGCTTTGGGCCGACTACGCTCTGATCAGCGCCATGACCGTGCAGCGGGAGTCATCGCGCAAGGCGATCACGTTGTGCAAGGATGCCGGGCTGACCGTGGTGGCTGGCGGGCCGCTGTTCACGGTGGAGCATGAACAGTTCCCCGAGGTGGATCACTTCGTGCTCAACGAGGCCGAGTTGACCCTGCCCGAATTTTTGCGTGACCTGGCCCAGGGACGAGCGAGGCGGGTCTACTCCTCGGAGATGTACGCGGATATCGAACAGACGCCCATTCCGCGGTGGGACCTTCTGGAGCTGAAGCAGTACGCGAGCATGAGCGTCCAGTACTCCCGGGGGTGTCCGTTCAGCTGCGACTTCTGCAACATCACGGCCCTGCTGGGCCGCACGCCGCGCAACAAAAGCGCCCCCCAGATGATCGCCGAACTGGACAGTCTCTATGCCAACGGCTGGCGGGGCGGGATCTTTTTCGTGGACGACAACCTGATTGGGAACAAGCGGCGGCTGAAAACCGAGCTGCTGCCCGCCCTGGTCAACTGGCGAAAAGGCAAGAAGGGCATGCCCTTCGGCACCGAGGCGTCCATCAACATGGCTGACGATGAAGAGCTGCTGGCCATGATGGTCGAGGCGGGATTCGATACCGTGTTTATCGGTATTGAAACGCCCAACGAGGCCAGCCTGACCGAATGCGGCAAGGGGCAGAACAGCCGTCGCGACCTGATCCGGGACGTGAAGCGGATCCAGCGGTTCGGGATCCAGGTCCAGGGAGGGTTCATCGTCGGCTTTGACAACGACGAACCGGCCGTATTCACCCGCCTGGTGGAGTTCATCCAGCAAAGCGGCATCACAACCGCCATGGTCGGCCTGCTCCAGGCTCCTCCCGGCACCAAGCTTTACACCAGGCTCAAGCTGGCCGGGCGGCTGCGGGAATGTATTTCCGGCGACAACGTGGACGGAACGACGAACATCCTTCCGACCATGCCCCTGGAGTCGCTGCGCGACGGGTACAAGGATATCCTGAAGAACATCTACGCGCCCGAGGCGTACTATCAGCGGGTGATCACTTTTTTGCGGGAGTACAACCTCCCGAGCACCAAGAGTCCATGGCAAATCCGGCGCGTCTCCGAAAGCCTGCTGGCCTTGTCCCGGTCCATCATCCACCTCGGCATCCTGGGTCAGGAACGGTTCCACTACTGGAAACTGTTCTTCTGGACCCTGCTCCGGCGGCCACGATCCCTGCCCCTGGCCGTGACGCTGGCCATCTACGGCTATCACTTCCGGCGGGTCTGTGAATTGCGGGTCTTGGACCGATGGTGA
- a CDS encoding PAS domain-containing sensor histidine kinase, with protein sequence MKNISDDPGHAGKLRQKAETILRGQAMQSPSDDQVALSAEAYLRERHVNQIELEMDNMELSAALSIDDVRRPLHELRVHQIELELQNEELRTAYDELDVVKARYYDLYNLAPVGYVTLSEPGLILEANLAAAALLGTDQGALATQPLARFIHKADQDAYYLHRKQVFKAGIPLELELRLVQADDGYSWVYLASSSARGENGEPVCHMVISDISKRKQAEEQLQRVLAEKDKLFSIIAHDLRSPLVGFVGIARLLASGVAGWSPNKLHNVFLNMKESAETLFNLLDNLLEWSSSQRGEFKHEPAELDWEDLATENTKLAQAMADQKTVALQCIAPRGLKVFADRQMLNIVVRNLISNAVKYSNPGGSVTIAATQGDGMVTISVQDSGIGMELELMDLIFTIGHKTSHPGTLGEKGSGLGLILCKEIVGKHGGQIRVESIPGQGSRFSFTLPAHAG encoded by the coding sequence ATGAAAAACATATCTGACGACCCCGGACACGCCGGGAAACTGCGCCAAAAGGCTGAAACGATTCTGCGCGGGCAGGCCATGCAGTCGCCGTCCGACGATCAGGTTGCCTTGTCGGCCGAAGCATACCTTCGCGAGCGGCATGTGAACCAGATAGAACTGGAGATGGACAACATGGAGCTGTCCGCCGCGTTGTCCATCGACGATGTGCGCCGTCCCCTCCACGAACTGCGGGTGCACCAGATCGAGCTGGAGCTGCAGAACGAGGAGCTGCGCACGGCCTATGATGAACTCGATGTCGTCAAGGCCCGCTACTATGACCTCTACAATCTGGCCCCCGTAGGCTATGTCACCCTCTCCGAGCCGGGCTTGATCCTGGAGGCCAACCTTGCCGCGGCTGCCCTGCTGGGCACGGATCAAGGCGCCCTGGCCACCCAGCCGTTAGCCCGGTTCATTCACAAGGCCGATCAGGACGCCTACTACCTGCACCGCAAGCAGGTTTTCAAGGCCGGTATTCCCCTGGAGCTCGAGCTGCGGCTGGTCCAGGCGGATGATGGATATTCATGGGTGTACCTGGCATCTTCCAGTGCGCGGGGGGAGAACGGCGAGCCTGTCTGCCACATGGTGATCAGCGATATTTCCAAGCGCAAGCAGGCCGAGGAGCAGCTTCAGCGGGTGTTGGCTGAAAAGGACAAATTATTCTCCATCATTGCTCATGATCTGCGTTCCCCCCTGGTCGGCTTTGTCGGGATTGCCAGGCTCCTGGCAAGCGGTGTTGCTGGATGGTCGCCGAATAAGTTGCATAATGTATTCTTGAACATGAAGGAATCCGCGGAAACACTCTTTAACCTTCTGGATAACCTGTTGGAATGGTCCTCCTCGCAACGCGGGGAATTCAAGCATGAACCAGCAGAACTGGACTGGGAAGACCTGGCCACGGAGAATACGAAACTGGCTCAAGCCATGGCTGATCAGAAAACCGTCGCCTTGCAATGCATTGCTCCGCGAGGTTTGAAGGTCTTCGCCGACCGGCAAATGCTGAACATCGTCGTACGCAACCTGATCTCCAACGCCGTCAAATACAGCAACCCCGGCGGCAGCGTGACCATCGCGGCGACGCAAGGCGACGGGATGGTCACGATTTCCGTGCAGGACAGCGGTATCGGCATGGAGCTGGAACTCATGGACTTAATTTTCACCATTGGCCACAAGACGTCGCACCCCGGCACTCTCGGGGAAAAAGGGTCCGGCCTGGGACTGATCCTGTGCAAAGAAATCGTGGGGAAACATGGGGGCCAAATCCGGGTGGAAAGCATCCCCGGCCAGGGCAGCAGGTTTTCCTTTACCCTCCCGGCTCACGCCGGGTGA
- a CDS encoding CheR family methyltransferase — MSPSRTNKVKPGKARSVKAARQDVAAPESASDLIETPRSDTDSAPDFPIVGIGASAGGLAAFEAFFSGMPADTDPNMAFILVQHLAPDHKSMLTDLVRRYTRMEVFEVEDGMQVRPNCTYIIPPNRDMAFLNGSLQLMEPAAPHGHRLPIDFFFRSLAHDQRERAIGIVLSGTGSDGTLGVRDIKGEGGMVMAQNPASTEFDGMPRSALATGLVDFELPPAEMPSQLISYMTHAFGRPPKPAPSAPKADTALKKIFVLLRNQIGHDFSQYKPTTVLRRIDRRMAVHQIETMEDYVRFAQQAPKEVDALFRDLLIGVTNFFRDPEAFKALEEQVVPKLFAGRSANAVIRVWSVGCSTGEEAYSLAILLAEHQAAIRQNFQVQVFATDIDSRAIATARAGIYPASIATDVSPERLARFFTGEPDNSAFRIHKKIRDMVVFSEQNVIKDPPFSKLDLISCRNLLIYMSAELQKKIIPLFHYALRPGGFLFLGSSETLGEFLDIFTALERKQKLFQRKDDLSGGQRTSLGRFVPSMTTIGAASPRGTERTFAPKRPSVRELTEQALLQQVVQAGALVNAQGDILYLHGRTGMYLEPAPGESDTLNILKMAREGLRRDLTSALHNVSQTREPLHRRGLRVKTNGDFITVNLIVCPVPVAPAASLEPPLCLVVLEQAQEQAREPKSATMAVGQDGIPSSEPGTGERGDVDARIAALKQELLAKDEYLQATNEELETSNEELKSSNEEMQSVNEELQSTNEELETSKEELQSVNEELSTVNVELQAKVADLSRANNDMNNLLAGTGIATVFVDHQLRILRFTPAATRIINLILSDIGRPVAHIVSNLSGYDTLVSDTQSVLDTLVPKEVEVRTTEGRWYAMHIQPYRTLDNVIEGAVLTFVDITAMKKTRDALQQNEERFRLLVQSCSDPIFSVNRDGTYRFVNDAFAELLHVQPAELIGRTPHDFFPHEQAEEQLALVRRALGTGKKEEVQGRVVTGTGEEKNYTLHAEPVSDEHGKPAWALCVSRDMAVNNPQQPSIQGRKAFMDTSQGEKP; from the coding sequence ATGTCTCCAAGCAGGACAAACAAGGTGAAGCCGGGCAAAGCCAGATCAGTCAAGGCCGCCAGGCAGGATGTCGCCGCGCCGGAATCCGCATCGGACCTGATTGAAACGCCGCGATCAGATACGGATTCCGCCCCGGATTTCCCCATCGTGGGCATCGGAGCCTCGGCCGGGGGGCTGGCCGCGTTCGAGGCCTTCTTCTCCGGCATGCCCGCGGATACCGACCCCAACATGGCTTTTATCCTGGTGCAGCACCTGGCCCCGGACCACAAGAGCATGCTCACGGACCTGGTCCGGCGCTACACCCGGATGGAGGTCTTCGAGGTGGAGGATGGGATGCAGGTCCGTCCCAACTGCACCTACATCATCCCGCCGAACCGGGACATGGCCTTCCTGAACGGCTCGCTTCAGTTGATGGAGCCCGCCGCCCCGCATGGTCATCGTCTGCCCATCGACTTCTTCTTCCGCTCACTGGCCCATGATCAACGCGAACGGGCCATCGGCATCGTGCTTTCCGGCACGGGCAGCGACGGCACCCTGGGCGTCCGGGATATCAAGGGCGAGGGCGGCATGGTCATGGCCCAGAACCCGGCATCCACGGAATTCGACGGCATGCCGCGCAGCGCCCTGGCCACGGGCCTGGTGGATTTCGAGCTCCCGCCGGCCGAGATGCCGTCCCAGCTTATCTCCTACATGACCCATGCCTTTGGCCGGCCTCCCAAGCCCGCGCCCTCCGCGCCCAAGGCCGACACGGCGTTGAAAAAAATCTTTGTCCTGTTGCGTAACCAGATCGGGCACGACTTTTCCCAGTACAAGCCAACCACTGTCCTGCGGCGTATCGATCGGCGCATGGCCGTTCATCAGATCGAAACCATGGAGGATTACGTCCGGTTCGCGCAACAGGCGCCGAAAGAGGTGGACGCTCTGTTCCGCGACCTGCTCATCGGGGTGACCAATTTTTTCCGCGACCCCGAAGCCTTCAAGGCTTTGGAGGAACAGGTCGTGCCCAAGCTCTTTGCCGGCAGGTCGGCCAACGCCGTCATCCGGGTCTGGTCCGTGGGCTGCTCCACCGGCGAGGAGGCCTATTCCCTGGCCATCCTTCTGGCTGAACATCAGGCGGCCATCCGTCAGAACTTCCAGGTCCAGGTCTTTGCCACGGACATTGACAGCCGGGCCATTGCCACGGCCCGGGCCGGGATTTATCCGGCTTCCATCGCCACGGATGTCTCGCCGGAGCGGCTGGCGCGTTTTTTCACGGGCGAGCCGGACAACAGCGCTTTTCGCATCCACAAGAAGATTCGCGACATGGTGGTCTTTTCCGAGCAGAACGTGATCAAGGACCCGCCCTTTTCCAAGCTCGACCTGATCAGTTGCCGCAACCTGCTGATCTACATGAGCGCTGAACTGCAGAAAAAAATCATCCCACTGTTCCACTACGCGCTGCGTCCGGGCGGGTTTCTCTTTCTGGGGTCTTCCGAGACCTTGGGCGAGTTTTTGGACATCTTTACCGCGCTGGAGCGCAAGCAAAAACTCTTCCAGCGCAAGGACGACCTTTCAGGGGGCCAGCGCACGAGCCTGGGGCGGTTCGTGCCGTCCATGACGACCATTGGGGCCGCATCCCCACGGGGTACCGAAAGGACGTTCGCCCCCAAAAGACCGTCGGTGCGCGAGCTGACCGAACAGGCCCTGCTGCAACAGGTCGTCCAAGCCGGGGCCCTGGTCAACGCCCAGGGCGACATCCTTTACCTGCACGGCCGCACGGGCATGTACCTGGAACCGGCCCCCGGGGAGAGCGACACCCTGAACATTTTGAAGATGGCCCGGGAAGGGCTGCGCCGCGACCTGACGAGCGCCCTGCACAACGTTTCGCAAACCAGGGAACCCTTGCACCGTCGTGGTCTGCGGGTCAAAACCAACGGCGACTTCATCACCGTCAACCTGATTGTCTGTCCGGTGCCCGTCGCCCCTGCCGCCTCGCTGGAGCCACCCCTGTGCCTGGTCGTCCTGGAACAGGCACAGGAGCAGGCACGGGAGCCGAAGTCGGCAACCATGGCCGTCGGGCAGGATGGCATCCCGTCATCAGAGCCGGGCACGGGGGAGAGGGGGGATGTCGACGCCCGCATCGCGGCCCTGAAGCAGGAGTTGCTGGCCAAGGATGAGTACCTTCAGGCCACCAACGAGGAACTGGAGACATCGAATGAAGAGTTGAAGTCCTCCAACGAGGAGATGCAGTCCGTGAACGAGGAACTGCAATCCACCAACGAGGAGCTGGAAACCTCCAAGGAAGAGCTGCAATCGGTCAACGAGGAGTTGTCCACGGTCAACGTTGAACTGCAGGCCAAGGTGGCCGATCTGTCCCGGGCCAACAACGATATGAACAATCTACTGGCCGGCACGGGCATTGCCACGGTTTTCGTGGATCACCAACTGCGTATCCTGCGCTTCACCCCCGCGGCCACCAGGATCATCAACCTGATCCTGAGCGACATCGGTCGGCCCGTGGCTCACATTGTCTCCAACTTGTCCGGTTACGACACGCTGGTATCCGACACCCAGTCCGTTCTGGACACCCTGGTTCCCAAGGAGGTGGAGGTGCGGACAACCGAGGGCCGTTGGTACGCCATGCACATCCAGCCCTACCGCACCCTGGACAACGTCATCGAAGGCGCGGTGCTCACCTTCGTGGACATCACGGCGATGAAAAAGACCCGTGATGCGTTGCAGCAGAACGAAGAGCGGTTCCGCCTGCTTGTCCAATCCTGCAGCGATCCGATCTTCAGCGTCAATCGTGACGGAACATACCGGTTCGTGAACGACGCCTTTGCCGAACTCCTGCATGTCCAGCCCGCTGAACTGATCGGGAGAACGCCCCATGATTTTTTTCCTCATGAGCAGGCGGAGGAACAGCTTGCCCTGGTCCGCCGGGCCTTGGGCACGGGAAAAAAGGAAGAGGTCCAGGGCAGGGTCGTTACAGGTACCGGGGAAGAAAAAAACTATACGTTGCACGCTGAACCGGTCAGCGACGAACACGGAAAGCCCGCCTGGGCGTTGTGCGTATCCAGGGACATGGCGGTGAACAATCCCCAGCAACCGTCGATCCAAGGGAGGAAAGCGTTCATGGACACGTCGCAAGGAGAGAAGCCATGA
- a CDS encoding zinc dependent phospholipase C family protein gives MPKENTHLWFARRLREGMPASEEGCLVGKIVRDEPLLFSLGAIIPDAFFYHPRSRGRRLAGIFHGSDPTMRDDIFSRAVHQSGDDPTGRSKAFVLGYLSHVALDQAMHPVVNALSGKRPGQASTRASIALHRLVETALDQQINPSCRYPRIIRPELGRRVDVLHRLASEAGLRPGDIHAALRNQFVVNQMVQGRIAHALLGMLHYPSVLDLSVLLNLSYAQLARESGFLRTALTDTKQDERAQFWTGYHAVNWMRLTLRAEQRALDLFRLCTAYWDGQIGQSELQQGLPRKPCN, from the coding sequence ATGCCCAAGGAAAACACGCATCTGTGGTTCGCTCGACGGCTGCGGGAGGGGATGCCGGCCTCGGAAGAGGGCTGTCTGGTGGGAAAAATTGTGCGCGACGAACCGCTGTTGTTCTCGCTGGGGGCGATCATCCCGGACGCTTTTTTCTACCACCCCCGGTCCCGTGGTCGGCGGCTGGCGGGTATTTTCCATGGCTCTGATCCTACAATGCGCGATGATATTTTCAGCCGAGCGGTTCACCAGTCCGGTGACGATCCGACCGGGCGAAGCAAGGCTTTTGTGCTGGGATACCTTTCTCACGTGGCCCTGGATCAGGCCATGCATCCGGTCGTGAATGCCCTGTCCGGCAAGCGTCCCGGTCAGGCATCTACCAGGGCGAGCATCGCCCTGCATCGCCTGGTGGAGACGGCGCTGGACCAGCAGATCAATCCGTCGTGCCGCTATCCGCGGATCATCCGGCCCGAGTTGGGACGGCGGGTCGATGTGCTGCATCGGCTCGCCTCGGAAGCCGGACTGCGGCCAGGCGATATCCATGCCGCCCTGCGAAATCAATTCGTGGTCAATCAGATGGTCCAGGGGCGGATTGCCCATGCCCTCTTGGGAATGTTGCACTACCCATCGGTTCTGGATCTCTCGGTATTACTGAACCTCAGCTATGCCCAACTGGCAAGGGAGTCCGGTTTTTTGCGAACAGCACTTACCGACACGAAACAAGACGAGCGGGCGCAATTTTGGACCGGGTATCATGCAGTAAACTGGATGCGGTTGACCCTGCGGGCGGAGCAGAGAGCCCTGGATCTGTTTCGGCTCTGCACCGCCTATTGGGACGGCCAAATTGGTCAGAGTGAACTCCAGCAGGGACTGCCCAGGAAGCCCTGCAACTAA
- a CDS encoding alpha/beta hydrolase, with protein MQSTLTIAVIAVILYLGLAGWIYVRQDSMVFHPLGEILATPEVYGWEYEDIDLLTQDGVRLHAWYVPVEDARAVVLFCHGNAGNIGHRLDSIRIFRDLGLSVLIFDYRGFGQSEGRPSEKGTYLDVRAAWDFLVTEKNVPPARIVIFGRSLGGAVAAHLAADLNAEHAAGGLILESTFTSLPDMAARLYPFLPVRWLAKYSYNTLARMGDVHSPVLVVHSPEDELIPFAHGQALYAAAPEPRMFLEISGGHNTGFLSSGTVYVDGLRSFLEQYVFQKKS; from the coding sequence ATGCAATCCACGCTGACCATCGCCGTTATAGCGGTTATTTTATACCTGGGGCTGGCTGGCTGGATCTATGTCCGCCAGGATTCCATGGTATTTCATCCGCTGGGTGAAATTCTGGCGACTCCCGAGGTATATGGCTGGGAATACGAGGACATTGATCTGCTCACCCAAGACGGCGTGCGCTTACACGCTTGGTACGTTCCGGTGGAGGATGCCCGAGCCGTGGTGCTGTTTTGTCATGGCAATGCCGGCAATATCGGCCATCGCCTGGATTCCATTCGAATTTTTCGAGACCTGGGGTTGTCCGTGTTGATTTTTGACTACCGCGGTTTTGGTCAAAGTGAAGGGCGGCCGTCTGAGAAAGGGACGTACCTGGACGTCCGGGCAGCCTGGGATTTCCTGGTCACGGAGAAGAACGTCCCTCCGGCGCGCATCGTTATTTTCGGCAGGTCCCTGGGTGGAGCGGTAGCGGCGCATTTGGCCGCGGACCTGAACGCGGAGCATGCGGCGGGCGGATTGATCCTGGAGTCCACGTTTACCTCCCTGCCGGACATGGCCGCCCGCCTATACCCTTTTCTGCCGGTCCGCTGGCTGGCCAAATACAGCTACAACACCCTGGCGCGGATGGGGGATGTTCATTCTCCTGTACTGGTGGTCCACAGCCCTGAGGATGAGCTGATTCCGTTTGCCCACGGCCAGGCCCTGTACGCTGCCGCGCCGGAACCGAGGATGTTCCTGGAGATTTCCGGGGGGCACAACACGGGCTTTCTGAGTTCCGGGACGGTGTATGTGGATGGGCTGCGGTCGTTTCTGGAGCAGTACGTTTTTCAGAAGAAATCTTGA
- the vapC gene encoding type II toxin-antitoxin system VapC family toxin: protein MILVDTSVLVDWLRGKTNPAGEKFDHLLDADQPFGICSIVCQEVLQGAKNRQEFDLLRGYMETQRFFHPSHPTESYVAAAEIYFACRRNGLTIRSTVDCLIAQIALENDILLLHNDRDFDFISQVTDLRCY from the coding sequence ATGATCCTGGTGGATACCTCGGTTCTTGTAGATTGGCTGCGCGGCAAGACCAACCCGGCCGGGGAAAAATTTGATCACCTGCTCGACGCCGATCAACCGTTCGGCATCTGCTCCATTGTCTGCCAGGAAGTGCTCCAGGGGGCCAAAAACCGGCAAGAATTCGATTTACTCAGAGGGTATATGGAGACCCAGCGATTCTTCCACCCTTCGCACCCTACTGAATCCTACGTTGCCGCTGCGGAAATTTATTTTGCCTGCCGTCGCAACGGCCTGACCATCCGCAGTACGGTAGACTGCCTGATTGCCCAAATCGCCCTGGAAAATGACATATTGCTCCTGCATAACGACAGGGACTTTGACTTCATCAGCCAGGTGACGGACCTGCGGTGTTATTGA
- a CDS encoding type II toxin-antitoxin system VapB family antitoxin, whose amino-acid sequence MRTNIDLDDALVEEAMRLANATTKREVVHKALQEFVANKRRKDLRDLRGKISFAPGYDYKKLRESA is encoded by the coding sequence ATGCGCACTAACATCGATCTGGATGATGCCCTGGTGGAAGAAGCCATGCGCCTTGCCAACGCGACGACCAAAAGAGAAGTCGTCCACAAGGCGCTTCAGGAATTTGTCGCCAATAAGCGTCGCAAGGACCTGCGCGACCTGCGCGGCAAGATTTCTTTCGCTCCTGGCTATGATTACAAGAAGCTGCGGGAGTCCGCATGA
- a CDS encoding Fic family protein, which translates to MPQYIWQLPAWPHLQWNVDRLLASLAACRVAQGALRAKLEIAGLLNSPTSAAAALEEDAVQTAAIEGETLDREQVRSSVARHLGLDQAGLRPADRATDGLVQILLDATRNHHLPLTVPRIQGWHAALFPTGYSGLIPIRTGAWRNKPLNVVSGPIHRSHLHFTAPPPETLDAEMTDFLAWWSESKPTMDGLIRAGLAHLRFVTIHPFDDGNGRLARTLTDMALAQDENRPYRHYSLSAQIMAQRKGYYDMLEATQKGDGEVTPWLVWFLRQLQDALTTAGLTVNRVLQKAEFWRQHAQTPLNERQRKVVNRLLEAGCSEDGGGFEGGLTNRKYTAMARTSRATAFRELADLVEKHILRPLPGKGRGAAYELIWP; encoded by the coding sequence ATGCCTCAATACATCTGGCAGCTCCCGGCTTGGCCTCATTTGCAGTGGAACGTCGACCGGCTTCTGGCATCTCTTGCCGCATGCCGCGTAGCGCAAGGTGCTTTGCGGGCCAAGCTGGAAATCGCCGGTCTGCTGAACAGCCCGACGTCCGCGGCCGCGGCCCTGGAGGAAGACGCCGTGCAGACCGCGGCCATTGAGGGCGAAACACTTGACCGGGAACAGGTCCGCTCCTCCGTGGCCCGTCATCTTGGTCTGGATCAGGCTGGTCTGCGCCCGGCTGACCGAGCCACCGACGGCTTGGTCCAGATCCTTCTGGACGCCACGCGCAATCACCATTTGCCGCTGACCGTCCCACGTATCCAAGGCTGGCACGCCGCGCTCTTTCCAACGGGATATTCCGGCCTGATCCCCATCAGAACCGGAGCCTGGCGCAACAAGCCCTTGAATGTGGTATCCGGCCCAATACACCGCTCCCACCTTCACTTCACCGCACCGCCCCCGGAAACCTTGGACGCGGAGATGACCGATTTTCTGGCCTGGTGGTCCGAGAGTAAGCCAACCATGGACGGCCTGATCCGTGCCGGACTGGCCCACCTGCGTTTCGTGACCATCCACCCCTTTGACGACGGTAATGGACGCCTGGCCCGAACCCTGACCGACATGGCCCTGGCTCAGGACGAGAACCGACCGTACCGCCATTACAGTCTCTCAGCCCAGATCATGGCCCAACGCAAGGGCTATTACGACATGCTGGAGGCCACGCAAAAAGGCGACGGTGAAGTCACCCCCTGGCTGGTCTGGTTCCTGCGTCAATTGCAAGACGCGCTGACGACAGCTGGACTGACCGTGAACCGTGTCCTGCAAAAAGCCGAGTTCTGGCGTCAACATGCCCAAACCCCCTTGAACGAGCGCCAGCGCAAGGTCGTCAATCGCCTCCTGGAAGCCGGGTGCAGCGAAGACGGAGGCGGCTTCGAAGGCGGGCTGACCAACCGCAAATACACGGCCATGGCCAGAACATCCCGAGCCACCGCGTTCCGAGAGCTGGCCGATCTTGTAGAAAAACACATCCTGCGTCCTCTGCCCGGGAAAGGCAGGGGGGCTGCGTACGAGCTGATATGGCCGTGA
- a CDS encoding type II toxin-antitoxin system Phd/YefM family antitoxin has translation MLEVSIAETKGHLSELIAKSAYAGERFVITKRNKPVAALVSLEAPRIIEQHEQHEQRQGFASIAGKWKDFEEVGKRIEDLRQLRNDSGTRSDVSF, from the coding sequence ATGCTGGAAGTGTCCATCGCTGAAACAAAAGGTCATTTGTCCGAACTGATAGCCAAAAGCGCCTACGCCGGGGAGCGGTTCGTCATCACCAAGAGGAACAAACCGGTTGCCGCCCTTGTCAGCCTTGAGGCTCCGCGGATCATTGAACAGCACGAACAGCACGAACAGCGCCAGGGGTTCGCGTCCATTGCCGGCAAATGGAAGGATTTCGAAGAAGTGGGGAAGCGGATTGAAGACCTGCGCCAATTGCGCAACGATTCGGGAACTCGATCCGATGTTTCTTTTTGA